From a single Azospirillum fermentarium genomic region:
- a CDS encoding isovaleryl-CoA dehydrogenase — protein sequence MLANQLPSLNFDLGETADMLRDSIRSFCADHVAPRAAEIDRTNEFPNELWRKLGELGVLGITAEEEYGGAGMGYLEHVIAMEEISRASASVGLSYGAHSNLCVNQLRRNGNAAQKARYLPKLISGEHIGALAMSEPGAGSDVVSMRLRAEKKGDRYVLNGTKMWITNGPDADTLVVYAKTDPEAGPRGITTFIVEKGMKGFSVAQKLDKLGMRGSNTGELVFEDCEVPEENVLGTVGKGVNVLMSGLDYERAVLAGGPTGIMQACMDVVIPYIHDRKQFGQSIGEFQLMQGKIADMYTTMNACKAYVYAVAKACDRGETTRKDAAGVILYAAEKATWMALEAIQVLGGNGYINEYPTGRLLRDAKLYEIGAGTSEIRRMLIGRELFNETK from the coding sequence ATGCTGGCAAACCAGCTTCCGTCGCTGAATTTCGATCTGGGCGAAACCGCCGACATGCTGCGCGACAGCATCCGCAGCTTCTGCGCCGACCACGTGGCCCCGCGCGCCGCCGAGATCGACAGGACCAACGAATTCCCCAACGAACTCTGGCGCAAGCTGGGGGAACTGGGCGTGCTCGGCATCACCGCGGAGGAGGAATACGGCGGGGCCGGCATGGGCTATCTGGAGCATGTGATCGCGATGGAGGAAATCTCCCGCGCATCCGCCTCCGTGGGCCTCAGCTACGGCGCCCATTCCAACCTCTGCGTCAACCAGCTTCGCCGCAACGGCAATGCGGCGCAGAAGGCCAGGTATCTGCCCAAGCTGATTTCCGGCGAACACATCGGCGCGCTCGCCATGTCGGAACCGGGGGCCGGGTCGGACGTGGTGTCCATGCGCCTGCGCGCCGAGAAGAAGGGCGACCGCTACGTCCTGAACGGCACCAAGATGTGGATCACCAACGGCCCCGACGCCGACACGCTGGTGGTCTATGCCAAGACCGACCCCGAGGCGGGGCCGCGCGGCATCACCACCTTCATCGTCGAAAAGGGGATGAAGGGCTTCTCCGTCGCCCAGAAGCTGGACAAGCTCGGCATGCGCGGCTCCAACACCGGCGAGCTGGTGTTCGAGGACTGCGAAGTGCCCGAGGAAAACGTGCTGGGCACGGTGGGCAAGGGCGTCAACGTGCTGATGTCCGGCCTGGATTACGAACGCGCGGTGCTGGCCGGCGGCCCCACCGGCATCATGCAGGCGTGCATGGACGTGGTGATCCCCTACATCCACGACCGCAAGCAGTTCGGGCAGAGCATCGGCGAATTCCAGTTGATGCAGGGCAAGATCGCCGACATGTACACCACCATGAACGCCTGCAAGGCGTATGTGTACGCGGTGGCCAAGGCCTGCGACCGCGGCGAGACCACCCGCAAGGACGCCGCCGGCGTGATCCTCTACGCCGCGGAAAAGGCCACCTGGATGGCGTTGGAGGCGATCCAGGTGCTGGGCGGCAACGGCTATATCAACGAATACCCCACGGGCCGCCTGCTGCGCGATGCCAAGCTCTATGAGATCGGGGCCGGCACGTCGGAAATCCGCCGCATGCTGATCGGCCGCGAACTGTTCAACGAAACCAAGTAA
- a CDS encoding aldehyde dehydrogenase family protein translates to MSVDTAIQLDPFALARALSGKHFIDGEFRPASGGKTFPVVNPATGETVAEAAFGEAADVDAAVAAAVKAQKDWAKRPARERGKLVAECGRLLTERVEELGRLIALETGKALRTESRVEAGVLADMFTFFGGLGGELKGETVPFNPTMLTMTVREPVGVVGAIIPWNVPLLLMAMKIAPALVAGNAVVVKSAEEAPLTVLRVVQIMNTILPPGLVSILSGFGPECGAPLVSHPKVNKVTFTGSVETGRIVYKAAAEKLIPVTLELGGKSPMIVMADADMDQALAGAIAGMRFTRQGQSCTAASRIFVHDSIHDEFVAKLTAKVNTLKMGDPLDEATDIGTIISQQQMDRVKSYIAIGNGTAGATAHVCSAMPTDPKLAKGLFVQPHVFTGVTNDDRIAREEIFGPVCCIIRWSDYEEVLAAANDSEYGLAASIWTRDLKAAMDAVTRLEAGFVQVNQNLVVQPNLSYGGVKTSGLGKEASLESMLEHFTHKKTIIINMK, encoded by the coding sequence ATGAGCGTCGATACCGCCATCCAGCTTGATCCCTTTGCCCTGGCCCGTGCGCTGTCGGGCAAGCACTTCATCGACGGCGAATTCCGGCCCGCGTCCGGCGGCAAGACCTTCCCCGTCGTCAATCCGGCCACCGGCGAGACGGTGGCGGAGGCGGCATTCGGTGAAGCCGCCGACGTGGATGCCGCCGTCGCCGCCGCGGTCAAGGCGCAAAAGGACTGGGCCAAGCGCCCGGCCCGTGAACGCGGCAAGCTGGTGGCCGAATGCGGCCGGCTGCTGACCGAGCGGGTGGAGGAACTGGGCCGCCTGATCGCGCTGGAAACCGGCAAGGCGCTGCGCACCGAATCCCGCGTGGAAGCGGGCGTGCTGGCCGACATGTTCACCTTCTTCGGCGGCCTGGGCGGCGAGTTGAAGGGCGAGACGGTGCCCTTCAACCCCACCATGCTGACCATGACCGTGCGCGAGCCGGTGGGGGTGGTGGGCGCCATCATCCCGTGGAACGTGCCCTTGCTGCTGATGGCGATGAAGATCGCCCCGGCGCTGGTGGCCGGCAATGCCGTGGTGGTCAAGTCGGCGGAAGAAGCTCCTCTGACCGTGCTGCGCGTCGTGCAGATCATGAACACCATCCTCCCGCCGGGGCTGGTCAGCATCCTGTCGGGCTTCGGCCCCGAATGCGGTGCGCCGCTGGTGTCGCACCCCAAGGTTAACAAGGTCACCTTCACCGGGTCGGTGGAAACGGGCCGCATCGTCTATAAGGCCGCGGCGGAAAAGCTGATCCCCGTCACGCTGGAACTGGGCGGCAAAAGCCCGATGATCGTGATGGCCGACGCCGACATGGATCAGGCGCTGGCCGGGGCCATCGCCGGCATGCGCTTCACCCGCCAGGGCCAGAGCTGCACCGCCGCCAGCCGCATCTTCGTCCACGACAGCATCCACGATGAATTCGTCGCCAAGCTGACCGCCAAGGTCAACACGCTGAAGATGGGCGACCCGCTGGATGAGGCCACCGACATCGGGACCATCATCTCGCAGCAGCAGATGGACCGGGTGAAAAGCTACATCGCCATCGGCAACGGGACGGCGGGCGCCACCGCCCACGTCTGCTCGGCCATGCCCACCGACCCCAAACTGGCCAAGGGGCTGTTCGTGCAGCCGCACGTCTTCACCGGCGTCACCAACGACGACCGCATCGCGCGGGAAGAGATCTTCGGCCCGGTCTGCTGCATCATCCGCTGGAGCGATTACGAAGAGGTGCTGGCCGCCGCCAACGACAGCGAATACGGCCTCGCCGCCTCCATCTGGACCCGCGACCTCAAGGCCGCCATGGACGCCGTGACCCGGCTGGAGGCCGGCTTCGTGCAGGTCAACCAGAACCTCGTCGTCCAGCCCAACCTGTCCTATGGCGGCGTCAAGACCTCGGGCCTTGGCAAGGAGGCCTCGCTGGAATCCATGCTGGAGCACTTCACCCACAAGAAGACCATCATCATCAACATGAAGTGA
- a CDS encoding phenylacetate--CoA ligase family protein, which yields MADFFDDLETRSADEREAALFGALPGQVAHAKAASPYFAALLAEVDADGVVDRASLARLPVTRKSDLIDLQGTAPPFGGMLAVPPGELARLFVSPGPIYDVEPHGRDPWRTARALFASGLRKGDVVQNCFAYHFTPAGSMFESGAHAVGCAVIPAGTGNSEQQAGVIQHLRPKGYIGTPDFLKIILDKAQETGADVSSLKIGHVTGGAFTPSLRDHYAERGVTVYQSYGTADLGLIAYETPARAGLVVDEKVIVEIVRPGTGDPVPVGEVGEVVVTSFCRAYPLIRFATGDLSALLPGVSPCGRTNIRLRGWMGRADQTTKVKGMFIHPRQIAEILRRHPELGRARLVVGRAGDNDTMTLRCEAAGVASPGLPDAVAATLHAVCNLKGAVELCPPDTLPNDGKVIDDTRA from the coding sequence ATGGCCGACTTTTTCGATGACCTGGAAACCCGCTCAGCAGACGAGCGCGAGGCCGCCCTGTTCGGCGCGCTGCCGGGGCAGGTGGCCCACGCCAAGGCGGCGTCGCCCTATTTCGCCGCCCTGCTGGCGGAGGTGGACGCCGATGGGGTGGTGGACCGCGCCAGCCTCGCCCGCCTGCCGGTCACCCGCAAATCGGACCTGATCGACCTGCAGGGCACGGCCCCGCCGTTCGGCGGCATGCTGGCGGTGCCGCCGGGGGAACTGGCGCGCCTCTTCGTGTCGCCCGGTCCCATCTATGACGTGGAACCCCACGGGCGCGACCCGTGGCGCACGGCGCGCGCCCTGTTCGCCAGCGGCTTGCGCAAGGGCGACGTGGTGCAGAACTGCTTCGCCTACCATTTCACCCCCGCCGGCTCGATGTTCGAGAGCGGGGCGCACGCGGTGGGCTGCGCCGTCATCCCCGCCGGCACCGGCAACAGCGAGCAGCAGGCCGGCGTCATCCAACATTTGCGCCCGAAGGGCTACATCGGCACCCCCGATTTCCTGAAGATCATCCTGGACAAGGCGCAGGAGACCGGGGCCGACGTGTCGAGCCTGAAAATCGGCCATGTGACCGGCGGCGCCTTCACGCCTTCCCTGCGCGACCATTACGCCGAGCGTGGCGTGACGGTCTATCAGAGCTACGGCACCGCCGACCTGGGCCTGATCGCCTATGAAACCCCGGCCCGCGCGGGGCTGGTGGTGGATGAGAAGGTGATCGTCGAGATCGTCCGCCCCGGCACCGGCGACCCCGTGCCGGTGGGCGAGGTGGGGGAGGTGGTGGTCACCAGCTTCTGCCGCGCCTATCCCCTGATCCGCTTCGCCACCGGCGATCTGTCGGCGCTGCTGCCCGGCGTCAGCCCCTGCGGGCGCACCAACATCCGGCTGAGGGGCTGGATGGGCCGTGCCGACCAGACCACCAAGGTCAAGGGGATGTTCATCCACCCCCGCCAGATCGCCGAAATCCTGCGCCGTCACCCCGAGCTTGGCCGCGCGCGGCTTGTCGTCGGGCGGGCGGGCGACAACGATACCATGACCCTGCGGTGCGAGGCGGCCGGCGTTGCGTCCCCCGGCCTGCCGGACGCCGTGGCTGCGACCCTTCACGCGGTCTGCAACCTGAAAGGTGCGGTGGAGCTGTGCCCGCCCGACACCCTGCCCAACGACGGCAAGGTGATCGACGACACCCGCGCGTGA
- a CDS encoding ABC transporter ATP-binding protein has protein sequence MNAVPATAAVAAPAAAPEKRILLSVNNIEVVYNDVILVLRGLSLQVPEGEIVALLGANGAGKSTTLKAISGLLKTEDGEVTRGDITFAGERINGIDPDQIVRRGIFQVMEGRRIIADMTCLENLRLGAFTRRDGGVKDDIEMVYHYFPRLKERTGLAGYLSGGEQQMLAIGRAMMARPKLILMDEPSMGLSPLMVKEVFSIIRQINRDLGVTILLVEQNARMALQAASSGYIMESGKVVLDGTADELTNNEDVKEFYLGGGNEERKSFKNLKSFKRRKRWI, from the coding sequence ATGAACGCCGTTCCGGCCACCGCCGCGGTGGCCGCACCCGCCGCTGCACCCGAAAAGCGCATCCTGCTGTCGGTGAACAACATCGAGGTCGTGTACAACGACGTGATCCTGGTCCTGCGCGGCCTCAGCCTTCAGGTGCCGGAGGGGGAGATCGTGGCCCTGCTGGGCGCCAACGGCGCCGGCAAGTCCACCACGCTCAAGGCCATTTCCGGCCTGCTGAAGACCGAGGACGGAGAGGTCACCCGGGGCGACATCACCTTCGCCGGCGAGCGCATTAACGGCATCGACCCCGACCAGATCGTCCGCCGCGGCATCTTTCAGGTGATGGAAGGGCGGCGGATCATCGCCGACATGACCTGTCTGGAAAACCTGCGCCTCGGCGCCTTCACCCGCCGCGACGGCGGGGTGAAGGACGACATCGAGATGGTCTACCACTATTTCCCCCGCCTGAAGGAACGCACCGGGCTGGCCGGTTACCTGTCGGGCGGTGAGCAGCAGATGCTCGCCATCGGCCGCGCCATGATGGCCCGCCCGAAGCTGATCCTGATGGACGAGCCGTCCATGGGCCTGTCGCCGCTGATGGTGAAGGAGGTGTTCTCCATCATCCGCCAGATCAACCGCGACCTGGGCGTCACCATCCTGCTGGTGGAGCAGAACGCCCGCATGGCGCTGCAGGCGGCATCCAGCGGCTACATCATGGAAAGCGGCAAGGTGGTGCTGGACGGCACCGCGGACGAGCTGACCAACAACGAGGACGTGAAGGAATTCTACCTCGGCGGCGGCAACGAGGAGCGCAAGAGCTTCAAGAACCTCAAGAGCTTCAAGCGCCGCAAGCGGTGGATCTGA
- a CDS encoding ABC transporter substrate-binding protein yields MTMKTALLAGVAIALGASGALAADKIPVGHLADYSGATSDVGQPFGQGVADALAYINANGGINGKAMAVETVDYSYQAPRAISQYKKWSGGSDKVAAIQGWGTADTEALTGFVAKDEIPYYSGSYAGALTDPTGGSGHSKGAPYNFFYGPSYSDALRAMLLWAKDDWAKKGGAGKPKYVHMGANHPYPNAPKEAGESLAKELGFDVLPAVQFALTPGDYTAQCLTLKESGANYAYLGNTAGSNISVLKACQTVGATVQFLGNVWGMDENAMKAAGSAASGVIFPVRTGAIWGGDAPGMKLVQAISKISDASGNAYRPVHYVTGICSAFYMKEAMEWADKNGGVTGPNIRKGMYQKKDWVPAGLEGVCDPSSWTDKDHRGTLTVHLYKANVSGDTGASVADLVKSGTIKLEKAATVDVPRKPEWLGW; encoded by the coding sequence ATGACCATGAAGACGGCGCTGCTGGCGGGTGTCGCCATCGCTCTCGGTGCGTCCGGCGCTCTGGCCGCCGACAAGATCCCGGTGGGGCATCTGGCCGATTATTCCGGCGCCACCTCCGACGTCGGCCAGCCGTTCGGCCAGGGCGTGGCCGATGCTCTGGCCTACATCAACGCCAACGGCGGCATCAATGGCAAGGCCATGGCGGTGGAAACCGTCGATTACTCCTATCAGGCCCCGCGCGCCATCAGCCAGTACAAGAAGTGGTCGGGCGGCAGCGACAAGGTGGCAGCCATCCAGGGCTGGGGCACCGCCGACACCGAAGCCCTGACCGGCTTCGTCGCCAAGGACGAGATCCCGTATTATTCCGGTTCCTACGCCGGGGCGCTGACCGATCCGACCGGCGGGTCGGGCCACAGCAAGGGCGCGCCGTACAACTTCTTCTACGGCCCGTCATACTCCGACGCGCTGCGTGCCATGCTGCTGTGGGCCAAGGACGATTGGGCCAAGAAGGGCGGGGCGGGCAAGCCCAAGTACGTCCACATGGGCGCCAACCACCCCTATCCCAACGCGCCCAAGGAAGCGGGCGAGTCGCTGGCCAAGGAACTGGGCTTCGACGTGCTGCCGGCGGTGCAGTTCGCGCTGACCCCCGGCGACTACACCGCCCAGTGCCTGACGCTGAAGGAAAGCGGCGCCAACTATGCCTATCTGGGCAACACCGCCGGCTCCAACATCTCGGTCTTGAAGGCGTGCCAGACCGTGGGCGCCACCGTCCAGTTCCTGGGCAACGTGTGGGGCATGGACGAGAACGCCATGAAGGCCGCCGGGTCGGCCGCCAGCGGCGTGATCTTCCCCGTGCGCACCGGCGCCATCTGGGGCGGCGACGCGCCGGGCATGAAGCTGGTGCAGGCGATCTCCAAGATCTCCGACGCCTCGGGCAACGCCTACCGTCCGGTGCATTACGTCACCGGCATCTGCTCGGCCTTCTACATGAAGGAAGCGATGGAATGGGCCGACAAGAACGGCGGCGTCACCGGCCCGAACATCCGCAAGGGCATGTACCAGAAGAAGGACTGGGTGCCGGCGGGGCTGGAAGGCGTGTGCGACCCGTCGTCGTGGACCGACAAGGACCACCGCGGCACCCTGACCGTCCATCTCTACAAGGCCAACGTGTCGGGCGACACCGGCGCCTCGGTGGCCGATCTGGTGAAGTCGGGCACGATCAAGCTGGAAAAGGCCGCCACCGTGGACGTGCCGCGCAAGCCGGAATGGCTGGGCTGGTAA
- a CDS encoding branched-chain amino acid ABC transporter permease, translating to MTTTSMIPCGDFKTRYATDTTIFPTATSRNFAILGIVLLAVAPAFLDRYWLNLLIQIGYLGIAALGLNILVGFTGQISIGHSAFFGFGAFASAWINNRFGIPVALAIPLAGVLTTAVGMIFGVPAARLKGLYLAIATLAAQYILQDFFARANWFTGGVAGTIAEPFSLFGFVFDTDGRYFYVVLFYMVVMYLLATNLMRTRDGRALVAVRDHYLSAEMMGINLTKYRTMSFGISAFYAGIGGALYAHYLQFVSVEGFTILFSIQFLGMIIIGGLGSIMGSLMGTAFMVLLPELMQASTDLLSGTAVDRMLNLKDSIAFLREMAIGVVIILFLVFEPDGLAHRWKQIKAYWKLYPFSH from the coding sequence ATGACCACGACCAGCATGATCCCGTGCGGCGATTTCAAGACCCGCTACGCCACCGACACCACCATTTTTCCCACGGCCACCAGCCGCAACTTCGCCATCCTGGGCATCGTGCTCTTGGCGGTGGCCCCGGCCTTCCTCGACCGCTACTGGCTCAACCTGCTGATCCAGATCGGCTATCTGGGCATTGCGGCGTTGGGGCTGAACATCCTGGTGGGCTTCACCGGGCAGATATCCATCGGCCATTCCGCCTTCTTCGGGTTCGGGGCCTTCGCCTCGGCCTGGATCAACAACAGGTTCGGTATCCCGGTGGCGCTCGCCATCCCGCTGGCCGGCGTGCTGACCACGGCGGTGGGCATGATCTTCGGCGTGCCGGCGGCGCGGCTGAAGGGGCTGTACCTGGCCATCGCCACGCTGGCGGCGCAGTACATCCTTCAGGACTTCTTCGCGCGGGCCAACTGGTTCACCGGCGGTGTCGCCGGCACCATCGCCGAGCCGTTCAGCCTGTTCGGCTTCGTGTTCGACACCGATGGCCGCTACTTCTACGTGGTGCTGTTCTACATGGTGGTCATGTACCTGCTGGCCACCAACCTGATGCGCACCCGTGACGGGCGGGCGCTGGTGGCGGTGCGCGACCATTACCTGTCCGCCGAAATGATGGGCATCAACCTGACCAAGTACCGCACCATGTCGTTCGGCATATCCGCCTTCTATGCGGGTATCGGCGGTGCGCTCTATGCCCATTATCTTCAGTTCGTTTCGGTGGAAGGCTTTACCATCCTGTTCTCGATCCAGTTCCTCGGCATGATCATCATCGGGGGTCTGGGGTCGATCATGGGGTCGCTGATGGGGACCGCGTTCATGGTTCTGCTGCCGGAACTGATGCAGGCGTCCACCGACCTGCTGTCGGGCACCGCCGTGGACCGGATGCTGAACCTGAAGGACTCCATCGCCTTCCTGCGCGAAATGGCGATCGGCGTGGTCATCATCCTGTTCCTGGTTTTCGAGCCGGACGGGCTGGCCCACCGTTGGAAGCAGATCAAGGCGTACTGGAAGCTCTACCCGTTCTCGCACTGA
- a CDS encoding branched-chain amino acid ABC transporter permease has translation MNLLFQLLVNGLIVGALYGVVAMSFVLIYKASRIVNFAQGEFLLIGAWACWWLLTHWQLPFYIGFPITLAFMMIFGVVLQVVVLRPMIGEPIISVIMVTIGLSIFFQALMKWMFGVFAKPFPAIFASPTVNVFGLDVQTVYVVSLVISILIMAGFGWFFKFSRMGLAMRATAFDQQVAQSLGISVRQVFAMSWAISAMVSAVAGVVVGVVNGVSSALSFFGIKVFPAVILGGLDSVVGAVVGGLIVGLLENMAHYVDSQWLNFGNMYEIAPFYVLIAILMVKPYGLFGTKDIERV, from the coding sequence ATGAACCTGTTGTTCCAACTTCTGGTCAACGGACTGATCGTCGGCGCGCTGTACGGCGTGGTGGCCATGTCGTTCGTGCTGATCTACAAAGCCAGCCGCATCGTGAACTTCGCCCAGGGCGAATTCCTGCTGATCGGCGCCTGGGCCTGCTGGTGGCTTTTGACCCACTGGCAACTGCCCTTCTACATCGGGTTCCCCATAACGCTCGCCTTCATGATGATCTTCGGCGTGGTGCTGCAGGTGGTGGTGCTGCGCCCGATGATCGGCGAGCCGATCATCTCGGTCATCATGGTGACCATCGGCCTGTCCATCTTCTTCCAGGCGCTGATGAAGTGGATGTTCGGCGTGTTCGCCAAGCCGTTCCCGGCCATCTTCGCCAGCCCCACCGTCAACGTGTTCGGTTTGGACGTGCAGACGGTCTATGTGGTCAGTCTGGTCATCTCGATCCTGATCATGGCCGGGTTCGGGTGGTTCTTCAAATTCTCCCGGATGGGGCTTGCCATGCGTGCCACCGCCTTCGACCAGCAGGTGGCGCAGTCGCTGGGCATCTCGGTCCGGCAGGTGTTCGCCATGAGCTGGGCGATTTCCGCCATGGTGTCGGCGGTGGCCGGCGTGGTGGTGGGCGTGGTCAACGGCGTGTCGTCGGCCCTGTCGTTCTTCGGCATCAAGGTGTTCCCCGCCGTCATCCTGGGCGGCCTGGACAGCGTGGTGGGGGCGGTGGTCGGCGGCCTGATCGTCGGCCTGCTGGAGAACATGGCCCATTACGTGGACAGCCAGTGGCTCAATTTCGGCAACATGTACGAAATCGCGCCCTTCTACGTGCTGATCGCCATCCTGATGGTGAAGCCCTACGGCCTGTTCGGCACCAAAGACATCGAGCGGGTGTGA
- a CDS encoding long-chain fatty acid--CoA ligase, protein MSTIPNLDTYDTLPKLLALHARDHGSAVALREKDFGIWKEITWAAFHDRVRAFSLGLLELGAKRGDVVALIGDNRPDWVGGEIAAHAIGAMSLGIYRDALDEEVSYLITYADVRVIFAEDEEQVDKLLNLGDRLGGVHRIIYSDPRGMRKYSDPRLMPADELVRLGQARAAREPHLYDELVAQTRGEDVAILCTTSGTTSNPKLAMLPSGRLLRHCASYVSADPKGPEDEYVSVLPLSWIMEQVYAVGMGMLTRMRVNFVEEAETMMNDFREIGPTFVLFAPRLWEAIAADVRARMMDASPFKQKLYDYGMKLGLEALGEKRRSGLADQILYRALRDRLGFSNLKSAATGGAALGPDTFRFFQALGVPLRQIYGQTETMGAYTVHRGTDVDFDTVGVPFDSGVQVKIENPDQNGMGEIVATHPNMFAGYYKNEAATNADVRDGWMHTGDAGFIDKKGHLVVIDRIKDIATTAKGDRFSPQYIENKLKFSPYVAEAVILGNQRDYLSAIICIRFPIVSKWAEKNRIAFTTYSDLSSKTEVYDLLRQEVEKVNATLPEFQRISKFLLLYKELDADDGELTRTRKVRRGVIAEKYGDIIDAVYADQSTIDVDTTIAFQDGTKQRIRTTLRVVDLLPTGGKAATNKPAPVAA, encoded by the coding sequence ATGTCCACCATTCCCAATCTCGACACCTACGACACCCTGCCGAAGCTGTTGGCGCTGCACGCCCGTGACCATGGCTCCGCGGTGGCCCTGCGCGAAAAGGACTTCGGCATCTGGAAGGAAATCACCTGGGCGGCGTTCCACGACCGGGTGCGGGCCTTTTCGCTCGGCCTGCTGGAACTGGGCGCCAAGCGCGGCGACGTGGTGGCGCTGATCGGCGACAACCGCCCCGACTGGGTGGGCGGGGAAATCGCCGCCCACGCCATCGGCGCCATGAGCCTGGGCATCTACCGCGACGCGCTGGACGAGGAAGTCTCCTACCTCATCACATACGCCGACGTACGGGTGATCTTCGCTGAGGATGAGGAGCAGGTTGACAAGCTCCTGAACCTGGGCGACCGCCTGGGCGGTGTGCACCGCATCATTTACTCCGACCCGCGGGGCATGCGCAAGTATTCCGATCCGCGGCTGATGCCGGCGGACGAACTGGTCCGGCTGGGGCAGGCGCGGGCGGCCCGCGAACCGCACCTGTACGACGAGCTGGTGGCCCAGACCCGCGGCGAGGATGTGGCCATCCTCTGCACCACCTCGGGCACCACGTCGAACCCGAAGCTGGCGATGCTGCCGTCAGGGCGGCTGCTGCGCCATTGCGCCAGCTATGTCTCCGCCGACCCCAAGGGGCCGGAGGACGAATACGTCTCCGTGCTGCCGCTGTCGTGGATCATGGAGCAGGTGTACGCGGTCGGCATGGGCATGCTGACGCGGATGCGCGTGAACTTCGTCGAGGAAGCCGAGACGATGATGAACGACTTCCGCGAGATCGGCCCGACCTTCGTGCTGTTCGCGCCCCGCCTGTGGGAAGCCATCGCGGCGGACGTGCGGGCGCGCATGATGGACGCCTCCCCCTTCAAGCAGAAGCTCTACGACTACGGCATGAAGCTGGGGCTGGAAGCGCTGGGGGAAAAGCGCCGGTCGGGGCTGGCGGACCAGATCCTGTACCGGGCGCTGCGCGATCGGTTGGGCTTCTCCAACCTGAAATCGGCGGCGACCGGCGGTGCGGCGCTGGGGCCGGACACCTTCCGCTTCTTCCAGGCGCTGGGGGTGCCGCTGCGCCAGATCTACGGCCAGACGGAAACCATGGGGGCCTACACGGTCCACCGCGGCACCGACGTGGATTTCGACACCGTGGGCGTGCCCTTTGACTCGGGCGTGCAGGTGAAGATCGAGAACCCCGACCAGAACGGCATGGGCGAGATCGTCGCCACCCACCCCAACATGTTCGCCGGCTATTACAAGAACGAGGCGGCGACCAATGCCGACGTGCGCGACGGCTGGATGCACACCGGGGACGCCGGCTTCATCGACAAGAAGGGGCATCTGGTCGTCATCGACCGCATCAAGGACATCGCCACCACCGCCAAGGGCGACCGCTTCAGCCCGCAGTACATCGAAAACAAGCTGAAGTTCAGCCCCTATGTGGCCGAGGCGGTGATCCTGGGCAACCAGCGCGATTACCTGTCCGCCATCATCTGCATCCGCTTCCCCATCGTGTCGAAGTGGGCGGAAAAGAACCGCATCGCCTTCACCACATACTCCGACCTGTCGTCCAAGACGGAAGTCTATGACCTGCTGCGGCAGGAGGTGGAGAAGGTCAACGCCACGCTGCCGGAGTTCCAGCGCATCTCCAAGTTCCTGCTGCTGTACAAGGAACTGGACGCCGACGACGGCGAGCTGACCCGCACCCGCAAGGTGCGCCGCGGCGTCATCGCCGAGAAATACGGCGACATCATCGACGCGGTGTACGCGGACCAGTCCACCATCGACGTGGACACCACCATCGCATTCCAGGACGGCACCAAGCAGCGCATCCGCACAACGCTGCGCGTGGTCGATCTGCTGCCCACCGGCGGAAAAGCGGCGACGAACAAGCCCGCCCCGGTCGCGGCCTGA
- a CDS encoding ABC transporter ATP-binding protein, with translation MSAPPVTGGTDTPIFEARDVSLRFGGVRALTDVSFSIKKGELFSIIGPNGAGKTSMVNCISGRYRPTDGKVFFKGQDVTPMAPNQRAALGIGRTFQNLALFGHMTVLDNIMVGRHNQLKNNFLTGALYWFTGARKEELAHRREVEEIIDFLEIQHVRKATAGTLSYGLRKRVELARAVALKPDLILLDEPMAGMNLEEKEDMARYIVDLNEEWGMTVVMIEHDMGVVMDISHRVIVLDFGRKIAEGKPEEVLADPRVRSAYLGEDDVEEAPAAPQQQEVA, from the coding sequence ATGAGCGCGCCCCCGGTGACCGGGGGCACCGATACCCCCATTTTCGAAGCGCGGGACGTCTCCTTGCGCTTCGGCGGCGTGCGGGCGCTGACGGATGTCAGCTTCTCGATCAAGAAGGGTGAGCTGTTCTCCATCATCGGGCCGAACGGTGCGGGCAAGACCTCCATGGTCAACTGCATCTCGGGGCGCTACCGCCCGACCGACGGCAAGGTGTTCTTCAAGGGCCAGGACGTGACACCCATGGCCCCCAACCAGCGCGCGGCCCTTGGCATCGGGCGCACGTTCCAGAATCTGGCGCTGTTCGGTCACATGACCGTGCTCGACAACATCATGGTCGGGCGCCACAACCAGCTTAAGAACAATTTCCTGACCGGCGCCCTCTATTGGTTCACCGGTGCGCGTAAGGAGGAACTGGCCCACCGGCGCGAGGTGGAAGAGATCATCGACTTCCTGGAAATCCAGCACGTGCGCAAGGCGACCGCCGGCACCCTGTCCTACGGCCTGCGCAAGCGGGTCGAACTGGCCCGCGCGGTGGCGTTGAAACCCGACCTGATCCTTCTGGACGAGCCGATGGCCGGCATGAACCTGGAGGAAAAGGAGGACATGGCCCGCTACATCGTCGATCTGAACGAGGAGTGGGGCATGACCGTGGTGATGATCGAACACGACATGGGTGTGGTGATGGACATCTCCCACCGGGTCATCGTGCTCGATTTCGGCCGCAAGATCGCCGAGGGCAAACCGGAAGAGGTGCTGGCCGATCCCCGCGTCCGCTCCGCCTATCTGGGCGAGGACGACGTGGAGGAGGCGCCCGCCGCTCCCCAGCAGCAGGAGGTTGCGTGA